Part of the Triticum aestivum cultivar Chinese Spring chromosome 4D, IWGSC CS RefSeq v2.1, whole genome shotgun sequence genome is shown below.
tctcctgttcaggagcaatcgttcccgtggagacaccggtgacccagaacacgttcatagccgtgagccattacgtggtcttagtctgccaacagTTAAAgcatgtaccggtaaacttatccggtttcagtgcagcggcaaagccacttgccgaaaaattcctacacagaataggtttttggattgttgagtaaataggcaatttctcgattaaattaatccacgagtaaatcactagcatggcattgacacatataatcgcatactgatattcagtcaaactagcacatactacgctaattgcagaaagatctacgtataacgctagcatggctaaaacagaaaacggtaggagcgggataaatgagttataccctccagtaggccatgcagaggccgcggctttggtggcagcagcggcgtcctcggcggccttcttgtcagcttcagctttctcggcggcggcacgttcggcgtcggtggacatggtgatgatgaaggcgacgcggacgtggaggaagtagacgatcggaagtgagcagtcgcgtaatcgctgcccaaaaacctattcgcccctcacccgtacaggaaccagaagggcgtggtttcggagacctgctctcccgtcgaccgtgtacgcggcggacgggatggagtcaccggcggcagcagcagcaagggaacgacggtgggcgtgcgcgtggagcagatgtgatctgttcgtggcggctagggttaggagacactgcacacttatataggcgcagccgcgtggagagacgtgggctcgacccacgtccgagtccgtgacagcccacgatcccgCAACCCggggcgcgtcgtgacgaggcgtggcgtggcgaggcgggcggcggaggaggagtgcgcgagggcctcttctcttctcaagctccaatagcatgtagaagagaaacccttataaggaggtccaactcctcttccacttccggggtgggactaaacttcccactacacctagtgccatataacccacatgggcccttagagatttttcagaaattgctacatgggcctagagcccatctcaaatttcagcactCGGCTCCCGCGCCTGTGCACGCGGACTTCACCATGAAGTAGGCGCATACGCACTACAACGCCACCATGGTGGAGGTGCAGCCTGCATCGGCACCTTTGTCGGCGTTCCAGCAGGCGCATGAGGAACAACAGTACAACATGTTCCTCCTAGAGCAGCACCGTCAGGTGGAGGGCCAGATCTACGGCGAGCGCACGAGCGAGGAGGCCGCGGTGAATCCCAACTTCTTCGCGGAGCAGCGTGCCATCTATGATGTCGTCCGCGCTCAAGTCATCGCCACCAGGAAGCGGCCGCCGCCGAGGCGTAGCTCGAGGCGATCGCGGAGGAGAACAACGCCGGCTGCGCCTCCTACGCGCCGCCGACGAACTATCTGGCGGCCCGGCGGAAGAAGGACAGCCTGAGCGCCACCATTTCCATCATGGACATCGCGTCCACCAACAACGGACAAGGCGCGGACTCCTCCGAGGATAAGCAGGGCACGGGAGGCGGCAGGGCCTTGTGTCCCATGTGGGTCAGTCtgtctcccatgttctactcttcctcgccggagaccgcagcTTCACTTCATCGGTCTTATCGCTGGTGCTCATGGAGACGGCCGATGGAGGACGACAAGGGCTTGGATGCCGGGCGCCACCACCGTAGGATAGGTTTACAGTCGAGTagggtttttttgttttgtttctaaatGTTCAAAATCCAATGAATATCCACCATGCTTGCATGAATGTAGTCCGGTTTTGTATGAAATCCgttgtgtttgcatgaatttcatctggtctGTTGAAAAGTGTTTAAAATGTATGTGCGCAACGTTGGATCGCAGCCTCTCGCATCCATGTCTGCGGACGGACGCGGAAGGAAATTTGCGGGTCAcctttggagatgccctaaatgAGTATAATGGGTATTCTCCGTCCATGTTTGGTTCAACTAAATGAACTAAAATATCAAAATCGTATCGCCTTTGAACAGTGGAGCATGGCAAATCCAAGAATAAGAATGTACATCAAACTTGTACAGAAACAAAGAAACCCCTACCTAGAAAACCTCCACAGAGTAATTATCTTACGAGAAATGAAGCGGATCAGCGTAAGAGTCATGTATGTGTGCAATGATGTTACCAAAAATGAAGCAAAACAACAGAAATTTCGTGAGGCATCATAATTTCGCAAGAAAATTAAAGTATAgatgatgcaaaatcaagtattCAAAGGCTAAAACTAATCATATATAATGCTGGATGTAACACTTGGACTTGAGAGGAGGCACACAGGCACATTCTAGTTGAGGTGATACAGCTATATATGATTTGACAGGTGCTCCACAACTAATACTTTTtgatgcaaccacatatcacatcaGACTAACTATGATGAGCATATTACACGTGATGACCAGTTAAGAATAGTATATGGCTAACAGCAACAAGGAATATTAACAGTGTCCacgcaaaagaaaaaaaggaacatAAACAGTGCCAATGATTTTCCCTAAGTAAAATATCAACAATTTGCGAATTCATGCTAGCAGCTTATCTCAATTATCAGTGCAAAGAACCACTCTTCGACAAAAACGTGCAGGAATTGGCAATGCAAAGTAGCATGATCTTCTGCCAACATTTCGCTCCAGCAATAACCAATTCAATTCACCACCACTGCTGCCACGCTTCCATACAGAACAGGATGTGAGTTTCATAAAACTCAAAATAAGTAGCCACTAGTCAGAAACATGTTTTCCTgtaagctgctgctgctgctattgtcCATGGATTACATCAAAACAGAGGGCGCCATAATTCGAAGTTCAGTGCTTTTGTCTGagaatgcaaaagaaaaaaaagagcttGAGATTTAGCGTGAGCTTCTCTCTGCAGCGGGCATGCAGGGCATGATCACTTCAGTTCCATCGCCTTCCTGCATGAATCAGTTCATCACAACATTTTAAAAGAAATTCTACTAATACATTTTAAAAGAGGGCTCAAATTCTATGCAACATCTAGAATTACtcaagaaagaagaagatgaaaggTGAATCCCTTACCTGAATAATTTCTCAATGTCTTTGTTTTCTGGGTCCAACTCTAAAGCACGCGAGAGTGCTTCATAAGCTCCACCATATACCTAAGGCACACACACAGCAGAATCAGATAACAGATACGAAAGATGCAATGAAATTGTCAGTTTGAACTCCATCTCTGAGTGCACCTTCATGAACATTAGAGCTGCTCCTTGCCGATAGTGCGCCTTTGCCCACTTCGGGCAAATTATCTTGCGTTCAGTTGCATCATCATAAGCCCTTTGTCCATCACCCATGCGAAGCCAGCAGAGGCTCCTGTTTGATAACAACTTAGGATCGAAGTTATCCATCTTCAGTGCCTGCAACAGACAAAACAGTGCAAAATAGCTATTGGAAATGCTGCTCAGTTTAGAGACCCAGCGGTGTGTCATTTGTTTCATAAGTACATGAAACAAAAAATGAAGCTGTGACAAAAAGAGCAACTCCGACCTGAAATTCCTCCCAGTGAAATGGAAGACCAAGATGAATGTGTATTCATTCTCTTTTTTTCACACAATTATCACAATTTTTGTTACCCCTAGCTTTGGCGTGAAACTTAAGTCTACACTGTGTAGCTAAAACCCCATCCCCATATTGCTATGAGATGCGCACATTAGTAGTGAGTAGTGACTTATCTTTCAACAGGTGAGTCTGTTGATAAATGGTCAATATTTATCCATTGCCAAGGTGTGAACTAATGCTAATGATAAACCAACCAAATCAATGCTAATGATAAAAACTAAATCGTAATGGAGGTTCCACTGGTATATGCACCTGTGTGTAGAGCACTGATGCATTTAGATAACTTTGCTTCTTAAATGCTTCATCTGCTTGGAGTTTCAGCTCGGACATCCTCTTTTTCACAAAATTGTCATCCTAGGAAATTCATAAGAGCTCAAGTCTGGTGCGTGAGGGAGAAACAGCACTATAGCAAGATATCAAGGTGAAGTGAACAAATACAAGAAACAGTTTTAGTTAATTCAAGATTTCACAATCCCACTTGCAACGCTGATAGGAAATGAAGTAAGAGAGCTATTTAAATAAATAAAATGAATTGGTCCACCTGTTATTTTGAAACAAAATAAGAATTAATGTATTACCATTTGAGCAAGGCAGGTTATCAAATAAAGCATCATTAAAATAAAATGATTTTTCAGGAACAATGCAAATGCAAGAAAACACATGCGGATTCGATGAGTTTCCTATATGAAGTTTTGGTTAAACATCAAGTTGGCACCACACCAATACTGTTCAGAGTTAGCATGAACAAAATAGTCATAGGTGTGCAAGAAAATATGCTAGTGACATACCTCAAGTTGCTTGATTTCCATCTCCACGTGACTAATGATTCCATCAACGCTCCAATTTGCCGCAGTTGAAACAGGAGAGGTGAAAGGAAAGAGAAGCTCAACGTCTTCCCGTGTACCATACTCAACAGCCAACTCTATTGGCAACCTACCAAACTGTAGAGAAACAAGGAAAGCTTTACAAAAGCAATATTCAACATTAAGAAATAAGCTTTGTTCTAGACATGATCAATGCAAACCGTATTGAATTATTGATGGACTACCCTCACATTAGGTCAATGTAATGGTAGTGTGTCGCATCTATACATACCTGACAAAATTAAGGACACGGCACAAAGGAGGAAAGGCAAAACGATAACAAGCTTATACAAATATGGCAACTTAGCAcagcattttatttttcttttgcagATAGCATCATGTAGGCCTATTTACCGCATAACTCTTACGTTTGTTGCATATCAATACAGGACAGGTCTACCTAAACTACAAAGCCAAGCCAGAGACAAGAATATGTGACAAAAAGAGCATTCTCACCCTGTCAAAAACATTTGGGTTTGCACCAGCTTCCAACAAGCACTTAATAGCTTCAGTTAAGCCCTTTTCTGCAGCCGTCAGCAAAGGATCATAATAAGGAAAAACACCGCTCACATTAGCTCCACCCTATCAGAAAAAGGCGTAGAAGAAAGTCAATCATACAATTGTGTGGTCGTTGATACAAAGATAACTAAATCAAACCTCAGTTATATAGaaattgttaaattgtgatccaaattctattgtattggactagacgtagtacatacggtgtgggcctttgcgttggtacagatgcgtacgagtacaactcgtttacttgtcctccaaggactctcatatattgccctcatatataccccatgtagtcgcacctcagacggcatgtcgtctcgtgcttgtaatactcctcctcatagtgattgcgccttcgtgcgtccgtggttttctcccgtaagggtttccacgtaaaaatccatgtctctttgtctcgtttatttctcgttattatctaacaagtggtatacagagcCAAGTTACAGATACGAGATTTGACATCGGGAAATTAGGGTTGCGGCCTCCAGTGCGCCGCCGCCGACGCGACCTGGCGATCCGAAGCCAGATCGATTAAAAGTCGAGACCGACAGTTTTTCTACTGCTGATCCGATTCCTACCCGAGCAATCCACGCTGCTGTCAAATCACAAGATTCACTGAGTTCCGCTGCTGTTTCCCGTCCACGACAGCCGCGCAACGGAGTTGCTGCTGCTCCAAGTCTACGTACAGGATCAAGTCCCGAGGCCTATCCGCCGAGTCGCTGCAACTCCAGGTGAAGACCGAATCAAGCAAATCAAATTGCTACTACTATTAGTACTTTTACTAGTAGTGCTACTCATGTTCATCACGTGAAGCCAAGATCAGATTTTGTTCCCGATTGCTACATGCACACACTACCAGGTGCTATTTACTCTGTTTGTTTGACCGCAAATTAATTCTGTCCAGAATTTTTTCTACCGGCTTGTACTACTTTGTGAACACAGATTTAATCTactcatggcatccatgaagtacgatcttccgctgctggaccgtgacacaaggtttaccctatggcaagtcaagatgcgggcgttgttggcacagtCTGACTATGATgtagcactggatagttttggaaAGAATAGAATTCAGGACTGGACTGATAAGGAGAAAAAAAATTGATTCTAAGGCTTTGTCActaattcaactccatttgcataataatattttgcaggaagttttaagcaagaaaactgccgccgctctatggttaaagctggaagggatttgcatgactaaagatctcaccagcaagatgcatctgaagcaaaaattattcctgcacaggttacccgagggaggtaatgttttgaatcatatttcagaatttaaagagatcatatctgatctagcggtaatggaggttaagtatgaagaggaagatactgctttaatgttgctttgttcactgccaagttcttataccaattttagagacaccatattatacagtcgtgatactctcacacttaataaagtttatgaagctttgaactctaaggagaagatgaaattaatggtgcctcatgatggttcaagttcatcccaagccgagggattatctgttcgtggcaggacaaaggagaaggactcacataatggaaacagaggcaaaagtaagaacggctataggggccggtcgcaatccagagacaagaagtattgcaggtattgcaagagagacaggcatgacatctcagagtgtttcaagttgcagaacaaggaaaagagaaaaggtaacaaacaaggtgacaattctgctaacgttgctcgtgatgatagttccgatgatgctcttgtcgttattgctggatgtgctgagaccaatgatgagtgggtacttgacaccgcatgcacttttcatatgttCCACATAAAGATTGGTTTAACACTTTTGATTCCAACACTTCTGCTGGTTctgttttgggttttgataattcaccatgcaagattgaaggcattgGTTCcgttcgaatcaagatgtttgatggcacagtcagaactttgacagatgttcgtgttggaaatatgccctagaggcaataataaataagttattattatatttccttgttcatgataatcgtttattatccatgctagaattgtattggtaggaaactcagatacatgtgtggatacatagacaacaccatgtccctagtaagcctctagttgactagctcgttgatcaatagatggttacggtttcctgaccatggacattggatgtcgttgataacgggatcacatcattagaagaatgatgtgatggacaagacccaatcctaagcctagcacaagatcgtgtagttcgtttgctcagagcttttctaatgtcaagtatcatttccttagaccatgagattgtgcaactcccggataccgtaggaatgctttgggtgtaccaaacgtcacaacgtaactgggtggctataaaggtgcactacaggtatctccgaaagtgtctgttgggttggcacgaatcgagactgggatttgtcactccgtgtaaacggagaggtatctttgggcccactcggtaggacatcatcataatgtgcacaatgtgaccaaggagttgatcacgggatgatgtgagttacgaaacgagtaaagagacttgccggtaacgagattgaacaaggtatcgggataccgacgatcgaatctcgggcaagtaacatatcgatagacaaagggaattgtataagggattgattgaatccccgacatcgtggttcatccgatgagatcatcgtggaacatgtgggagccaacatgggtatccagatcccgctgttggttattgaccggagaacgtctcggtcatgtctgcatggttcccgaacccgtagggtctacacacttaaggttcgatgacgctagggttatagggaaagtatgtacgtggttaccgaatgttgttcggagtcccggatgagatcccggacgtcatgaggagttccggaatggtccggaggtaaagatttatatatgggaagtcctgttttggtcaccggaaaagtttcgggtgatatcggtaatgtaccgggaccaccggaagggtcccgggggtccaccaagtggggccaccagccccagaaggctgcgtgggccaagtgtgggaggggaccagccccaggtgggctggtgcgccccccccccccaccaaggcccaaggcgcatgggtgAGTGGgcgggggcaaaccctaggtccagatgggccttaaggcccaccctagtggcgcccccccctctcctccccttggccgccccccctagatgggatctagggctggccgccagcccttggggtgggaaccctagagggggcacagcccccccccctatatatagttgaggtttggggctgcccatacacatgagaacgtctctctttcggtgcagccctacccctctccctcctcctcctctcccgcggtgcttggcgaagccctgtgggattgccacgctcctccatcaccaccacgccgtcgtgctgctgctggatggagtcttccccaacctctccctctctccttgctggatcaaggcgtgggagacgtcaccgggctgcacgtgtgttgaacgcggaggcaccgttcttcggtgcttagatcggaatcaaccgcgatctgaatcgctacgagtacgactccctcatccgcgttcttgcaacgcttccgcatcgcgatctacaagggtatgtagatccactccccttcccctcgttgctagagtactccatagattgatcttggtgatgcgtagaaaattttgaatttctgctacgttccccgacagtggcatcatgagctaggtctatgcgtagtttctatgcacgagtagaacacaaagtagttgtgggcgtagatgttgccaattcttcttgccgctactagtcttatcttgtttcggcggcattgtgggatgaagcggcccggaccgaccttacacgtacacttacgtgagacaggttccaccgactgacatgcactaattgcataaggtggctagcgggtgtctgtctctcccactttagtcggaacggattcgatgaaaagggtccttatgaagggtaaatagaaattggcatatcacgttgtggttttacgtaggtaagaaacgttcttgctagaaacctatacaagccacgtaaaaacttgcaacaacaattagaggacgtctaacttgtttttgcagcatgtgctatgtgatgtgatatggccagaagatgtgataaatgatatatgtgatgtatgagattgatcatattcttgtaataggaatcatgacttgcatgtcgatgagtatgacaaccggcaggagccacaggagttgtctttattttttttgtatgacctgcatgtcattgattaacgccatgtaaattactttactttattgctaagcgcgttagccatagaagtagaagtaaacgttggcgtgacaacttcatgaagacacaatgaaggagatcatgatgatggagatcatggtttcatgccggtgacaaagatgatcatggtgccccgaagatggagatcaaaggagcaaaatgatattggccatatcatgtcactatttgattgcatgtgatgtttatcatgttatgcatcttatttgcttagaacgacggtagtaagtaagatgatccctcactaaaatttcaagagacgtgttccccctaactgtgcaccgttgcgaaggttcgttgtttcgaagcaccacgtgatgatcgggtgtgatagattctaacgttcgaatacaacgggtgttgacgagcctagcatgtacagacatggcctcggaacacatgcgaaacacttaggttgaattgacgagcctagcatgtacagacatggcctcggaacacaagagaccgaaaggtcgaacatgagtcgtatagtagctacgatcaacatggagatgttcaccgatgatgactagtccgtctcacgtgatgatcggacacggcctagtttgactcggatcatgtatcacttagatgactagagggatgtctatctgagtgggagttcattaatcagatgaactcaattatcatgaacatagtcaaaaaggtctttgcaaattatgtcatacgctttagttctactgtttaagatatgttcctagagaaaatttggttgaaagttggtagtagcaattatgcggactgggtccgtgaactaaggattgtcctcattgctgcacagaaggcttatgtccttaatgcaccgctcggtgtgctgaacctcagcgtcgtctgtagatgttgcgaaacatctggcatacacgttttgatgactacgtgatagttcagtgagtaatgctaacggtttagaattgtggcaccaaagacggtttttgaaacgtcgcagaacatatgagatgttccgaagattgaaattgggatttcagactagtgcccacgtcaagaggtatgagacctctgacaagtttcttaagcctgcagactaagggagaaaagctcaatcgttggagcatgtgctcagattgtctgagtgccacaatcgcttgaatcgagtgggagttaatcttccagatgagatagtgatggttctccatagtcactgccaccaagctattagagcttcgtgatgaactataacatatcagggatagatatgatgatccttgagctattcgcgatgtttgacaccgcgaaagtagaaatcaagaaggagcatcaattgttgatggttagtaaaaccactagtttctag
Proteins encoded:
- the LOC123099653 gene encoding ankyrin repeat and protein kinase domain-containing protein 1, whose protein sequence is MGMREWPLPRLYEVLHGEERDRWPPEARFLEAAHNGDVREIKKIAKELDVQGHGIRTMVTNTTYMGMNALHAAGGGGKLPIYRHLVEEVKMDVDMPDTAQEFTPVSHAIMYGHLPAVRYLLDHGADLHQRRGKITLLHMAVVHGYYEIVKFLLARGANVHAMSELGTPLMDATLRRFPSIVKILLEHKSDPNIVTRILGPLNMALDKSFVSCVKLLIQGGANVSGVFPYYDPLLTAAEKGLTEAIKCLLEAGANPNVFDRFGRLPIELAVEYGTREDVELLFPFTSPVSTAANWSVDGIISHVEMEIKQLEDDNFVKKRMSELKLQADEAFKKQSYLNASVLYTQALKMDNFDPKLLSNRSLCWLRMGDGQRAYDDATERKIICPKWAKAHYRQGAALMFMKVYGGAYEALSRALELDPENKDIEKLFRKAMELK